One region of Salvia miltiorrhiza cultivar Shanhuang (shh) chromosome 3, IMPLAD_Smil_shh, whole genome shotgun sequence genomic DNA includes:
- the LOC131018600 gene encoding uncharacterized protein LOC131018600: MDCLCSMVRVMKKLKRLRPTLKSWNKDTFGNYNVTLAEIQQDLSSLQENIDERGYTDDLFDQEVNLQARIGSVLLRKSEYLRQQSRVSWLSDGDRNTRFFHSMVKWRRSNQNVKQLKIDGVISEDPDVMATHVIHFYEDLFSEPIFEPVDRSWISGYIPASVTSAQAAMLTTPPSAEDIRLAVFPWIGIVPLALTGLMALSFSIRGRWWGRTLLLLFAGSSLIAISPWLNEVAAAIVSANQFGFISGRSIQECILLASEGVNCMERSVQGRNIALKVDIKKAFDTLNWDFVEVVLDCFGFPLTFRHWIRVIFQSARISVLFNGEQHGFFGCSRGVRQGDPLSPVLFGLAEEVLSRMLSDAADRGFIARMRMSRSLLFPSRLLYADDVLLFCKATWRSCRMIESIFNIYASVSGQFCNKAKSKVFFGKGVSVQMRRRLQRVLGFSTGSLPFIYLGVSIFAGRATAARLISIHDRIIAHFPRWQGMQLSMAGRLCLVTSIIQSAAVHSMLIYRWPAKLLHDLDRACRSFIWTGCTTFRPHSSVAWNRVCAPKAQGGLNVKSFTHISQSFLLRLGWLLITADSMGFRLFRRRYLDACLRPRSPWFSSTIWLGTRAAIQTLVSDTHCSIGSGSTILFWTDNWLGYRLVDKISIPAAFHHTLRQPISDYYFDDTWHFTLDFLQVFPDIAFDIISIPISGGEDRRAWIHSHFGEVSASLAMDHIRPSFPIVDWGKWIWAPFIPMRRSIVTWRVILGRLTTASYLRCSGWFRVDGPLIHDIGSLLLWAMKVQTSKQVDNLGRIGVMSTIWSIWNIRNRVVFDEAPVSARALSIQIKAFILETSHLRSGEMANSVEDLLILHGLGVPGRPRRSLSYVYVYWIPPPAPWCKISIDGSVHGSPLHIHAGGVIRDSSHVLGYFHFSAGRGWAFEAELLALVIALEQTVFHGWSHVWIETDCTYLVDLFRSRSDTVPWRFLSRWRKVLASIVNFHIIITHIYREGNRVADCLASSVVDEGYWNFAIPEILHLLLLFRLFDSLAPLVLFGSSRIWSVFGVVVDLGLIVTIVPLLGWVLRSWVVITWETLLAVVCPVEASRSFFIAICLVSSLVRVVISEELEGRR; encoded by the exons ATGGATTGTCTCTGCTCGATGGTTCGGGTTATGAAAAAGCTGAAGCGTCTCCGTCCGACTCTCAAGTCTTGGAATAAAGACACGTTTGGGAATTACAATGTTACCCTCGCCGAGATCCAGCAGGATCTGAGCTCCCTTCAGGAGAATATTGACGAAAGAGGGTATACTGATGATCTCTTTGATCAAGAGGTCAACTTGCAAGCTCGCATTGGCTCGGTCCTCCTGCGTAAGTCGGAGTACCTGCGGCAGCAAAGTAGGGTCTCTTGGCTTTCTGATGGTGATAGGAACACTCGCTTCTTCCACTCTATGGTTAAGTGGCGTCGTTCCAATCAAAATGTTAAGCAGCTTAAAATTGATGGGGTTATCTCGGAGGACCCGGATGTCATGGCGACCCATGTGATACATTTTTATGAGGATCTCTTTTCTGAGCCGATTTTTGAACCGGTGGATAGATCTTGGATTTCTGGTTACATTCCGGCTTCAGTTACCTCAGCCCAGGCTGCTATGCTCACAACTCCTCCTTCTGCTGAGGATATTCGTCTGGCTGTTTTTCCATGGATAGGAATAGTGCCCCTGGCCCTGACGGGTTTAATGGCGCTTTCTTTCAGCATTCGTGGGAGGTGGTGGGGGAGGACCTTATTGCTGCTGTTCGCCGGTTCTTCACTCATAGCTATCTCCCCATG GTTGAATGAAGTAGCTGCTGCTATTGTCTCGGCCAATCAGTTTGGGTTTATCTCTGGGCGTTCTATTCAGGAATGTATTCTGCTGGCCTCTGAAGGAGTGAATTGTATGGAGCGCTCGGTTCAAGGGAGGAACATAGCTCTTAAGGTTGATATTAAGAAAGCGTTCGATACTCTGAATTGGGACTTTGTGGAGGTTGTGCTGGATTGCTTTGGCTTCCCTCTGACTTTCAGACACTGGATTAGAGTTATTTTTCAGTCTGCCAGAATTTCGGTCCTCTTTAATGGAGAGCAGCACGGTTTCTTTGGTTGCTCTCGAGGGGTTCGACAGGGAGATCCTTTGTCACCGGTTCTGTTTGGACTGGCGGAGGAGGTTTTGAGTCGGATGCTTTCGGATGCTGCTGATAGGGGCTTCATCGCTCGTATGAGGATGTCTCGCTCGTTGCTTTTTCCCTCTCGTCTCCTGTATGCTGATGATGTCCTTCTTTTTTGCAAAGCTACGTGGCGCAGCTGCAGGATGATTGAATCGATTTTTAACATCTATGCTTCGGTTTCTGGTCAGTTCTGCAATAAGGCCAAATCCAAGGTTTTCTTTGGCAAAGGTGTTTCTGTCCAGATGAGACGTCGGCTGCAGCGGGTTCTGGGTTTTTCCACTGGCTCCCTTCCTTTTATCTATTTGGGAGTTTCCATTTTTGCCGGTCGTGCTACTGCTGCCCGTCTTATCAGCATTCATGATCGCATCATCGCTCATTTTCCTAGATGGCAGGGTATGCAGTTGTCTATGGCAGGCCGCCTTTGCCTCGTCACCTCTATCATTCAGAGCGCGGCTGTTCACAGTATGCTGATTTATCGTTGGCCGGCTAAGTTACTTCATGATTTGGATAGGGCATGTCGGTCGTTTATCTGGACTGGCTGCACTACTTTTAGGCCTCATTCTTCTGTGGCTTGGAATCGGGTTTGCGCCCCCAAGGCTCAGGGGGGGCTTAATGTGAAGTCCTTTACGCACATCAGTCAGAGTTTCTTGCTGAGATTAGGCTGGTTGCTGATTACTGCGGACTCGATGGGTTTCCGGTTATTTCGCCGGCGTTATCTGGATGCGTGCCTGAGACCTCGCTCTCCTTGGTTCTCTTCTACAATTTGGTTAGGCACTCGTGCTGCTATACAGACTCTTGTCAGTGACACCCATTGTTCTATTGGATCTGGCTCTACAATTCTGTTTTGGACTGATAACTGGTTAGGGTATCGACTGGTTGATAAGATCAGTATTCCGGCTGCTTTTCATCACACTCTTAGGCAGCCGATCTCGGATTACTACTTTGATGATACCTGGCATTTTACTTTGGATTTTTTGCAGGTCTTTCCGGACATTGCTTTTGATATTATCTCGATTCCTATTAGCGGGGGAGAGGACCGAAGAGCTTGGATCCATTCTCACTTTGGTGAGGTCTCCGCGTCGCTTGCTATGGATCACATTCGCCCCAGTTTTCCGATTGTTGATTGGGGTAAGTGGATTTGGGCTCCGTTTATCCCAATGCGCCGTTCCATTGTCACTTGGCGGGTGATTCTTGGTCGTCTTACGACTGCTAGCTATCTTCGTTGTTCTGG CTGGTTCAGGGTGGACGGTCCGCTGATTCATGATATTGGGAGTCTGCTTCTCTGGGCTATGAAGGTGCAAACTAGCAAGCAGGTTGATAACCTTGGGCGGATTGGAGTTATGTCCACCATTTGGAGTATCTGGAATATTCGTAACAGAGTTGTGTTTGATGAGGCTCCTGTGTCTGCGAGGGCGCTTTCAATCCAGATCAAAGCTTTTATCTTAGAAACTTCCCACTTGCGTTCTGGTGAGATGGCCAACTCTGTCGAGGACTTACTGATCCTTCATGGTCTTGGGGTGCCGGGCAGACCTCGTCGTTCGCTCTCTTATGTCTATGTTTACTGGATCCCTCCCCCGGCCCCGTGGTGCAAAATTAGTATTGATGGTTCTGTTCACGGCTCCCCTCTTCATATTCATGCTGGAGGCGTTATTAGAGACTCCTCTCATGTTCTGGGCtattttcatttctctgctggGCGTGGTTGGGCGTTCGAGGCGGAGCTGCTTGCCCTCGTCATTGCTTTGGAGCAGACGGTCTTTCATGGTTGGAGTCATGTTTGGATTGAGACTGATTGCACCTATCTGGTGGACCTTTTCCGGTCCCGCTCTGACACTGTTCCTTGGAGATTCCTCAGTCGTTGGCGTAAGGTTCTTGCTTCTATCGTGAATTTCCATATTATTATCACTCACATCTACAGGGAGGGGAACCGGGTTGCGGATTGCTTGGCTTCTTCGGTGGTGGATGAAGGTTATTGGAATTTTGCGATCCCGGAGATTCTCCATCTG CTTCTCCTTTTTAGACTTTTCGACTCTCTTGCGCCTTTAGTTCTGTTTGGATCATCGAGGATCTGGTCTGTGTTTGGTGTGGTGGTCGATCTGGGTCTAATTGTTACAATTGTCCCTTTGTTGGGCTGGGTTCTAAGGTCTTGGGTTGTCATTACTTGGGAGACTTTGTTGGCCGTGGTTTGTCCGGTTGAAGCTAGCAGGAGTTTTTTCATTGCAATATGCTTAGTATCCTCTCTG GTTCGTGTGGTGATCAGTGAAGAGCTTGAAGGGCGACGTTGA
- the LOC131013958 gene encoding uncharacterized protein LOC131013958, translating into MPSHIETAMQRWFREYIPDEDDTLGELLAHYHRRWRRAIPYGIDGAEAITLLIPLLPPLWRDWATSLVPQYVDTTWLEGIRYGDLSGFIATLSHRYFAHGDPPSPPYGELEGPAQGRELVVVPPPLEEPILMAPLPPADPISVSLESDDPEPMVFEPYSPGIERDPFAFVSLIPSPSADFPPWDLTPATTPLSLPPVESTQPIDSTESETQHVPSDPYPRVAPLPELGTLAFQTYMHPILYSPYRDAQEGGSRPARSDSDEEDPEEETPEMTVGYGWTQPLQRQTTADGVDTWIPIPETPVYTPIVDESDYDSPY; encoded by the coding sequence ATGCCGAGTCATATCGAGACagcgatgcagcgatggttcagggagtatatcccggacgaggatgacaccttgggtGAACTTCTGGCACACTATCACCGACGATGGAGGAGGGCTATTCCCTACGGGATCGATGGCGCGGAGGCCATTACGCTTTTGATTCCACTACTGCCACCTTTGTGGCGAGACTGGGCGACATCTTTAGTGCCCCAGTACGTAGATACTACCTGGTTGGAGGGCATCAGGTACGGAGACCTTAGTGGCTTCATCGCGACGCTGAGCCACCGTTATTTTGCTCATGGCGATCCGccttcaccgccgtatggagagcttgagggaccagcccagggaagggagctagttgttgtgccTCCACCTCTCGAGGAGCCGATTCTGATGGCacctctacccccagctgatccgatttCAGTTTCTCTCGAGTCCGATGATCCAGAGCCGATGGTTTTCGAGCCGTACTCACCTGGGATTGAGCGTGATCCGTTTGCGTTTGTATCACTTATTCCTTCTCCCAGTGCTGATTTCCCGCCTTGGGATTTGACACCGGCGACGACACCGTTGTCATTGCCACCTGTTGAGTCGACACAGCCGATTGATTCTACTGAGTCTGAGACGCAGCATGTTCCTTCCGAtccatatccgagggttgccccgctGCCTGAGCTTGGCACTTTGGCCTTCCAGACGTACATGCACCCGATTCTATATTCACCGTACCGAGACGCtcaggagggaggatctcggccGGCACGCTCcgatagtgatgaggaggaccccgaggaggagactccagagatgacggtcggctatGGTTGGACCCAGCCACTGCAGCGACAGACTACTGCCGATGGAGTTGATACGTGGATACCTATTCCTGAGACACCTGTCTATACTCCGATAGTGGATGAGTCAGATTATGACAGCCCGTATTAA